The following proteins come from a genomic window of Montipora foliosa isolate CH-2021 chromosome 2, ASM3666993v2, whole genome shotgun sequence:
- the LOC137990976 gene encoding ATP-dependent RNA helicase A protein-like, translated as MTSEAKLQLKDLLCIAGFPDECMHPQPFNYSGPDSKLDMVVALLCLGLYPNVCVHREKRKVLTTEGKAALIHKSSVNCSNREQTFPSPFFVFGEKIRTSAVSCKQTTMVNPLQLLMFSQSKVESENGIVRMDDWLQFRFVHHQAAMVVALRHALDYLLVRAATTPSVIAEPNHMDEKILHAIKSLSRANAGTLGVQNRPGGNQFPPRGHPPGLMHRGGRGGPPPRRGYQGPRHYRGNNQGGGFRGGRGGGFRGFRGFRGGRF; from the exons ATGACATCTGAGGCTAAG CTCCAGCTTAAAGATCTGCTTTGCATTGCCGGGTTTCCTGATG AATGCATGCATCCTCAGCCGTTTAACTACAGTGGTCCAGACTCCAAACTAGATATG GTTGTTGCGCTGCTGTGTCTTGGTTTGTACCCCAATGTGTGTGTTCATCGAGAGAAGCGAAAGGTTTTGACAACTGAAGGCAAAGCTGCGTTGATCCACAAATCTTCGGTGAACTGCTCCAATAGGGAACAAACGTTTCCGTCTCCTTTCTTTGTGTTTGGTGAGAAG ATTCGCACGAGCGCAGTTTCGTGCAAACAGACGACCATGGTAAATCCTCTCCAGTTGTTGATGTTCAGTCAGAGTAAAGTCGAATCTGAAAACGGTATCGTCAGAATGGACGACTG GTTGCAGTTTCGTTTTGTTCATCATCAAGCTGCGATGGTTGTAGCACTACGTCATGCACTGGATTACCTGTTAGTTCGTGCCGCTACCACGCCCTCAGTCATCGCTGAACCCAATCACATGGACGAAAAAATACTACATGCCATCAAGTCACTGTCGCGAGCTAATGCTGGCACCCTTGGTGTGCAAAACCGACCGGGTGGAAATCAATTTCCTCCGCGGGGGCACCCCCCTGG GTTGATGCACAGAGGAGGGCGCGGCGGTCCACCACCCAGGCGTGGCTACCAAGGCCCAAGACACTACCGAGGAAACAATCAAGGCGGTGGATTCCGTGGGGGACGCGGGGGAGGATTCCGAGGATTTCGCGGCTTTCGTGGAGGACGGTTTTAG